Proteins encoded within one genomic window of Nonomuraea gerenzanensis:
- a CDS encoding CU044_5270 family protein, producing the protein MDDEIRVFAQARPQAPPYGAEARARARERLVAEARGGRRFRAPRLGWQAAAAFGVTVVLVGGVAVVLSDQGAGPGPTTSAVQSVGMPQDELHPRPGQFILVESETMYSSHDIAADGTATRYLYRTHRRIWQSTDGSADGLLMTESREPQPWPGEPLPESVKTPPAGESYTGLASCPDRFGAHRTDYAHLSTWPTDPAELREHLYRLSHREPDPGEQVDRDLAAFEQARSTLLETYLPLAQRRALFEAVKGIAGVEPADGVRNSSGREGTALQRADDRGLLTQLIFDPESYLYLGERQVVVDAAKAEAPEGSVLAWTAQVGVAVVDRLPDVEADTEGDLTCAQPESPVPGTPTQPAE; encoded by the coding sequence ATGGATGACGAGATTCGCGTGTTCGCCCAGGCACGGCCGCAGGCGCCGCCGTACGGGGCCGAGGCCAGGGCGCGGGCACGGGAACGGCTGGTCGCGGAGGCGCGGGGTGGCCGCCGGTTCCGGGCGCCCCGGCTGGGCTGGCAGGCCGCCGCCGCGTTCGGGGTGACGGTCGTGCTGGTCGGCGGGGTGGCCGTGGTCCTGTCGGACCAGGGGGCGGGCCCCGGCCCGACCACCTCGGCCGTGCAGTCCGTCGGCATGCCGCAGGACGAGCTGCACCCGCGGCCCGGCCAGTTCATCCTGGTCGAGTCGGAGACGATGTACTCCTCCCACGACATCGCCGCGGACGGCACGGCGACGCGCTACCTCTACCGGACGCACCGCAGGATCTGGCAGTCCACGGACGGCAGCGCGGACGGCCTGCTGATGACCGAGAGCCGCGAGCCGCAGCCGTGGCCGGGCGAGCCGCTGCCGGAGTCGGTGAAGACGCCCCCCGCAGGCGAGTCCTACACCGGGCTGGCCTCCTGCCCCGACAGGTTCGGCGCCCACCGCACCGACTACGCCCACCTGAGCACCTGGCCCACGGACCCCGCCGAGCTGCGCGAGCACCTCTACCGGCTCAGCCACAGGGAGCCGGACCCCGGCGAGCAGGTGGACCGCGACCTGGCGGCGTTCGAGCAGGCACGCAGCACGCTCCTGGAGACGTACCTGCCGCTGGCGCAGCGCAGGGCGCTGTTCGAGGCCGTCAAGGGCATCGCGGGCGTCGAGCCCGCCGACGGGGTGCGCAACTCCTCAGGACGTGAGGGGACGGCGCTGCAGCGAGCGGATGACCGGGGCCTGCTCACGCAGCTCATCTTCGACCCCGAGAGCTACCTGTACCTCGGGGAGCGGCAGGTGGTCGTGGACGCGGCCAAGGCGGAGGCTCCCGAGGGCAGCGTGCTGGCCTGGACGGCGCAGGTCGGCGTCGCGGTCGTGGACCGGCTGCCGGACGTGGAGGCGGACACGGAGGGCGACCTGACCTGCGCCCAGCCGGAGTCCCCGGTGCCCGGCACGCCCACGCAGCCGGCCGAGTAG
- the rocD gene encoding ornithine--oxo-acid transaminase: protein MTTSAELIEVSERRSAHNYHPLPVVIHEAHGAWVTDVDGKRYLDCLSGYSSLNFGHGHPKIIEAAKEQLERLTLTSRAFYHDQFAQFCTGLGDLTGKDLVLPMNTGAEAVETAIKVARKWGYEVKGVEPEQANIIVMEGNFHGRTTTIVSFSTDPEAHDNFGPYTPGFRIVPYASVEAVRAAVDANTVAVLVEPIQGEAGVLVPPDGYLSELRALCTAEGILMIADEVQSGLGRTGQTFACDYEGVVPDIYVLGKALGGGVVPVSAIAADRDVLGIIHPGQHGSTFGGNPLACAVANAVIELLNTGEFQARATKLGEVLHGRLRELVGQGVLEVRGRGLWAGVDIDPSIGTGREVSKALLKRGVLAKDTHGSTIRLAPPIVVSEEDLLWAISQLADAIYELKTT, encoded by the coding sequence ATGACCACCAGCGCAGAGCTGATCGAAGTGAGCGAGCGCCGCAGCGCGCACAACTACCACCCGCTGCCGGTGGTGATCCACGAGGCGCACGGCGCCTGGGTCACCGACGTCGACGGCAAGCGGTATCTGGACTGCCTGTCCGGCTACTCCTCGCTCAACTTCGGCCACGGCCATCCGAAGATCATCGAGGCGGCGAAGGAGCAGCTCGAACGCCTCACGCTGACCAGCCGCGCCTTCTACCACGACCAGTTCGCGCAGTTCTGCACCGGGCTCGGCGACCTCACGGGCAAGGACCTGGTCCTGCCCATGAACACCGGCGCCGAGGCCGTCGAGACCGCCATCAAGGTGGCGCGCAAGTGGGGGTACGAGGTCAAGGGCGTCGAGCCCGAGCAGGCCAACATCATCGTCATGGAGGGCAACTTCCACGGCCGCACCACCACGATCGTCAGCTTCTCCACCGACCCGGAGGCGCACGACAACTTCGGCCCGTACACGCCGGGCTTCCGGATCGTCCCGTACGCCTCGGTCGAGGCGGTGCGGGCGGCCGTGGACGCGAACACGGTGGCGGTGCTGGTCGAGCCGATCCAGGGCGAGGCCGGCGTGCTGGTGCCGCCGGACGGGTACCTGAGCGAGCTGCGGGCGCTGTGCACGGCCGAGGGCATCCTGATGATCGCCGACGAGGTGCAGTCGGGGCTCGGGCGCACGGGGCAGACGTTCGCGTGCGACTACGAAGGGGTCGTCCCGGACATCTACGTGCTGGGCAAGGCGCTGGGCGGCGGGGTCGTGCCGGTCTCGGCCATCGCGGCCGACCGCGACGTGCTGGGCATCATCCACCCGGGGCAGCACGGCTCCACGTTCGGCGGCAACCCGCTGGCGTGCGCGGTGGCGAACGCGGTCATCGAGCTGCTCAACACCGGCGAGTTCCAGGCGCGCGCCACGAAGCTCGGCGAGGTGCTGCACGGCAGGCTGCGCGAGCTGGTCGGCCAGGGCGTGCTGGAGGTGCGCGGGCGCGGGCTGTGGGCCGGGGTGGACATCGACCCGTCGATCGGCACGGGCCGCGAGGTGTCCAAGGCGCTGCTGAAGCGCGGCGTGCTGGCCAAGGACACGCACGGCTCCACGATCCGGCTGGCGCCGCCGATCGTGGTCTCGGAGGAGGACCTCCTCTGGGCGATCTCCCAGCTCGCCGACGCCATCTACGAGCTGAAGACCACATAG
- a CDS encoding alkaline phosphatase D family protein, whose protein sequence is MLRYVDSDSASIWVETAEPCTVAIVADGRTYRSPTFTVHGHHYAIVDLVELSQDIASYTVELDGEQVWPMAGRPPSRIRLLPPEGVRRLAFGSCRTSVPHDAAHVRSHGDDVLRAFGEHLPEAGDEEWPDLLLLLGDQVYADNPSPDMLAFIRSRRSGEPQGEIADFEEYAELYRQAWTETEIRWLLSTVPTAMIFDDHDLRDDWNTSQPWREQMARTQWWQRRVVAGLGAYWIYQHLGNLSPAERAEDELLAKLMAGDGGAALDAFAERADAEPSSNRWSYARDLGPARLIMVDTRCARQLTPGDRRMLDPVEWDWLQEQVRQPAKRLIIGSSIPFMLPEGVHGVQNWNEALCDGRWGPFVRRWSETLRQAIDLEHWAAFRRSFDDLAKLLIGLGKPVLILSGDVHYSYLARADRGPVFQIVCSPIRNPLSRMLRWANVFTQFSVATLVGSLLARLAGVPRPPFRWKITKGPWFQNALATLNLPDEVTWYGSTGEEVKPIGTTRLR, encoded by the coding sequence ATGTTGAGATACGTCGACTCGGACAGCGCCTCGATCTGGGTGGAGACCGCCGAACCCTGCACGGTCGCCATAGTGGCGGACGGCAGGACTTACCGGTCGCCTACCTTCACCGTGCACGGACACCACTACGCGATCGTGGATCTCGTTGAGTTGTCCCAGGATATCGCGTCGTACACGGTGGAGCTCGACGGGGAGCAGGTTTGGCCCATGGCGGGTCGCCCGCCGAGCAGGATCCGGCTGCTGCCGCCCGAGGGGGTGCGGCGGCTGGCGTTCGGCTCGTGCCGGACGAGCGTGCCGCACGACGCCGCGCACGTGCGCTCGCACGGCGACGACGTGCTGCGCGCCTTCGGCGAGCACCTGCCGGAGGCGGGTGACGAGGAGTGGCCCGACCTGCTGCTGCTCCTCGGCGACCAGGTCTACGCCGACAACCCCTCGCCCGACATGCTGGCCTTCATCCGCTCCCGCAGGAGCGGCGAGCCGCAGGGCGAGATCGCGGACTTCGAGGAGTACGCCGAGCTCTACCGCCAGGCGTGGACCGAGACGGAGATCCGGTGGCTGCTGTCCACCGTGCCCACCGCGATGATCTTCGACGACCACGACCTGCGTGACGACTGGAACACCTCCCAGCCCTGGCGCGAGCAGATGGCCAGGACACAGTGGTGGCAGCGCCGGGTGGTGGCGGGGCTCGGGGCGTACTGGATCTACCAGCACCTCGGCAACCTCTCGCCCGCCGAGCGGGCCGAGGACGAGCTGCTGGCCAAGCTGATGGCCGGCGACGGCGGGGCGGCGCTCGACGCGTTCGCCGAGCGGGCCGACGCCGAGCCGAGCAGCAACCGCTGGAGCTACGCCCGCGACCTCGGCCCCGCCCGCCTGATCATGGTGGACACCCGCTGCGCCAGGCAGCTCACGCCCGGCGACCGGCGCATGCTCGACCCGGTGGAGTGGGACTGGCTGCAGGAGCAGGTGCGGCAGCCCGCCAAGCGGCTGATCATCGGCTCGTCGATCCCGTTCATGCTCCCCGAGGGCGTCCACGGCGTGCAGAACTGGAACGAGGCCCTGTGCGACGGCAGGTGGGGCCCGTTCGTGCGCCGGTGGTCCGAGACCCTGCGCCAGGCCATCGACCTGGAGCACTGGGCGGCGTTCCGGCGCTCCTTCGACGACCTGGCCAAGCTGCTGATCGGGCTGGGCAAGCCGGTGCTGATCCTCTCGGGCGACGTGCACTACTCCTACCTGGCCAGGGCCGACAGGGGCCCGGTCTTCCAGATCGTCTGCTCGCCCATCCGCAACCCGCTCAGCCGGATGCTGCGCTGGGCCAACGTCTTCACCCAGTTCTCCGTCGCCACCCTGGTCGGCAGCCTGCTGGCCCGGCTGGCGGGCGTGCCGCGCCCGCCGTTCCGCTGGAAGATCACCAAGGGCCCCTGGTTCCAGAACGCGCTGGCCACGCTCAACCTGCCCGACGAAGTCACCTGGTACGGCTCCACCGGCGAGGAGGTCAAACCGATCGGCACCACCCGCCTACGCTGA
- a CDS encoding Lrp/AsnC family transcriptional regulator: MELDQLDRDIIAALVDDARQTYADIGQQVGLSASAVKRRVDRLRETGAITGFSARVSPRALGWTTEAYVELFCQGKTKPSDIALAVSRFPEVVAAATITGEADALLHIRATDVRHVERVIERIAAMTFVVRTKSSIVLSRLVDTPPGAVVPDPRNDSGT; encoded by the coding sequence GTGGAACTGGACCAGCTCGATCGGGACATCATCGCGGCGCTCGTGGACGACGCCCGCCAGACCTACGCCGACATCGGGCAGCAGGTGGGGCTGAGCGCGTCGGCGGTCAAGCGGCGGGTGGACCGGCTCCGCGAGACGGGGGCGATCACCGGGTTCAGCGCGCGGGTCTCGCCGCGGGCGCTCGGCTGGACGACCGAGGCGTACGTGGAGCTGTTCTGCCAGGGCAAGACGAAGCCGTCGGACATCGCGCTGGCCGTGTCCCGGTTCCCCGAGGTGGTGGCGGCCGCCACGATCACCGGCGAGGCGGACGCGCTGCTGCACATCAGGGCGACGGACGTGCGGCACGTGGAGCGGGTCATCGAGCGCATCGCGGCGATGACGTTCGTGGTGCGCACCAAGAGCTCCATCGTGCTGTCGAGGCTCGTGGACACACCTCCCGGCGCCGTCGTGCCGGACCCACGCAACGATTCGGGCACCTGA
- a CDS encoding isopenicillin N synthase family dioxygenase, translating into MSELPVIDIAPLLTAGHERQAVADAIGAACREHGFFYVTGHGVPPGLIERLDAASRRFFALPEQVKNEIAMAGGGRAWRGYFPVGGELTSGRPDLKEGVYFGAEEPPGTVPLHGPNLFPAQVPELREAVLEYLDAMTGVGQAVMGGIALSLGLAEDYFRTGYTADPTILFRIFHYPPGPADDPDTWGVGEHTDYGLLTLLLQDGNGGLQVRTTTGWIEAPPLKDTFVCNIGDMLDKLTGGQYRSTPHRVRNRSSNERLSFPFFFDPGWDSEVPPLPYAPGRRWDGQVDFTGTYGEYLLSKVSKVFPHLFEQQRL; encoded by the coding sequence ATGAGCGAACTGCCGGTGATCGACATCGCCCCGCTCCTCACGGCGGGCCACGAAAGGCAGGCCGTCGCCGACGCCATCGGCGCCGCCTGCCGCGAGCACGGTTTCTTCTACGTCACGGGCCACGGCGTGCCGCCCGGCCTCATCGAGCGGCTCGACGCGGCGAGCAGGCGCTTCTTCGCGCTGCCCGAGCAGGTCAAGAACGAGATCGCGATGGCCGGGGGCGGCCGGGCGTGGCGGGGCTACTTCCCGGTCGGCGGCGAGCTGACCTCCGGGCGGCCCGACCTGAAGGAGGGCGTCTACTTCGGCGCCGAGGAGCCGCCGGGCACCGTCCCCCTGCACGGGCCGAACCTCTTCCCCGCCCAGGTGCCCGAGCTGCGCGAGGCGGTGCTGGAGTACCTGGACGCGATGACGGGGGTGGGGCAGGCGGTGATGGGCGGCATCGCGCTGAGCCTGGGGCTGGCGGAGGACTACTTCCGTACGGGCTACACGGCCGACCCCACGATCCTTTTCCGGATATTTCATTATCCGCCCGGTCCGGCCGACGACCCCGACACCTGGGGCGTCGGCGAGCACACCGACTACGGGCTGCTGACGCTGCTCCTCCAGGACGGCAACGGCGGGCTCCAGGTCCGTACGACGACCGGCTGGATCGAGGCGCCCCCGCTGAAGGACACGTTCGTGTGCAACATCGGCGACATGCTCGACAAGCTGACCGGCGGGCAGTACCGCTCCACCCCGCACCGCGTCCGCAACCGCAGCAGCAACGAGCGCCTCAGCTTCCCGTTCTTCTTCGACCCCGGCTGGGACAGCGAGGTCCCGCCCCTCCCCTACGCCCCGGGCCGCCGCTGGGACGGCCAGGTGGACTTCACCGGCACCTACGGCGAGTACCTGCTGTCCAAGGTCTCCAAGGTCTTCCCGCACCTGTTCGAGCAGCAGCGGCTCTAG
- the ddaH gene encoding dimethylargininase, which yields MPKHFLMCRPEYFTVEYAINPWMHPEAGADRDVAVRQWEGLKAAYEELGHRVSLIDPIDGLPDMVFAANGALVVGGRAYGARFAYPQRGPEGPAYLRWFAERGYPTLEPAHVNEGEGDFLTLDDVILAGTGFRTDVVAHQEAQEYLGRPVISLTLVDPRFYHLDTALFPLDGRNVAYYPEAFSPGSLAVLRRMFPDAVIASARDAEVLGLNAVSDGTNVVINAEASDLQLELKRRGYEVIPVDLSELRKAGGGPKCCTLEIRGEN from the coding sequence ATGCCCAAACACTTCCTCATGTGCCGCCCTGAGTACTTCACGGTCGAGTACGCGATCAATCCGTGGATGCATCCCGAGGCCGGCGCGGACCGCGACGTGGCGGTCCGGCAGTGGGAGGGCCTGAAGGCGGCCTACGAGGAGCTCGGCCACCGGGTCAGCCTGATCGACCCGATCGACGGGCTGCCCGACATGGTCTTCGCCGCGAACGGCGCCCTCGTCGTCGGCGGGCGCGCGTACGGCGCCCGTTTCGCCTACCCGCAGCGCGGCCCGGAGGGCCCGGCCTACCTGCGCTGGTTCGCCGAGCGCGGCTACCCGACGCTGGAGCCGGCGCACGTGAACGAGGGCGAGGGCGACTTCCTCACCCTCGACGACGTCATCCTGGCCGGCACCGGCTTCCGCACGGACGTGGTCGCCCACCAGGAGGCGCAGGAGTACCTGGGCCGCCCGGTGATCTCGCTGACGCTGGTGGACCCGCGCTTCTACCACCTGGACACGGCGCTGTTCCCGCTGGACGGGCGCAACGTCGCCTACTACCCGGAGGCCTTCTCGCCGGGCAGCCTCGCGGTGCTGCGCCGCATGTTCCCCGACGCGGTGATCGCGAGCGCCCGCGACGCCGAGGTGCTCGGGCTCAACGCGGTCAGCGACGGCACGAACGTCGTCATCAACGCCGAGGCGTCCGACCTGCAGTTGGAGCTCAAGCGACGCGGGTACGAGGTCATCCCGGTCGATCTGTCGGAGCTGCGTAAGGCAGGTGGCGGGCCCAAGTGCTGCACACTGGAGATCAGGGGGGAAAACTGA
- a CDS encoding class I SAM-dependent methyltransferase, translating into MRDDTYAPAVPFYDLFHEDGHVPAIRELLPPLLAGVRRSVIEIGAGTGLITELIARVTPAEVYALEPSLGMRSVLVSRLATDPEVLRRVTVLPCGALDAEVDEPVEAVVMISVLQSFAAAERAQLWRVLGRLLEPGGRLLFNWRDRAPAVPGEPQVLGSYQVGRHTYEVAGQVLEAEGERVTSRFHYRIRQRGAVISDDELISTVHWPAGDVLAAELKEAGFQPGEAPEGMQVWLMPK; encoded by the coding sequence ATGCGCGATGACACTTACGCCCCTGCCGTCCCCTTCTACGACCTCTTCCACGAAGACGGCCACGTGCCCGCGATCCGCGAGCTCCTGCCGCCGCTGCTGGCCGGCGTGCGCCGGAGCGTCATCGAGATCGGCGCGGGCACCGGCCTGATCACCGAGCTGATCGCGCGGGTCACCCCCGCCGAGGTCTACGCCCTGGAGCCGTCGCTCGGCATGCGCTCCGTGCTGGTCTCCCGCCTGGCCACCGACCCCGAGGTGTTGCGCAGGGTGACGGTGCTGCCGTGCGGGGCGCTGGACGCCGAGGTGGACGAGCCGGTCGAGGCCGTCGTGATGATCTCGGTGTTGCAGAGCTTCGCCGCCGCCGAGCGGGCGCAGCTGTGGCGGGTGCTGGGCAGGCTGCTGGAGCCCGGCGGGCGGCTGCTGTTCAACTGGCGCGACCGGGCCCCCGCCGTGCCGGGGGAGCCGCAGGTCCTGGGCTCCTACCAGGTGGGCAGGCACACCTACGAGGTCGCCGGGCAGGTGCTGGAGGCCGAGGGGGAGCGCGTCACCTCGCGCTTCCACTACCGGATCAGGCAGCGCGGCGCGGTGATCAGCGACGACGAGCTGATCAGCACCGTTCACTGGCCCGCCGGAGACGTGCTGGCGGCGGAGCTGAAGGAGGCCGGCTTCCAACCGGGCGAGGCCCCCGAGGGGATGCAGGTCTGGCTGATGCCGAAATAG
- a CDS encoding RNA polymerase sigma factor: MPDTHDDAALIAHSIGDPESFAALFDRHADEIHRYAARRLGGELADDVTGEVFLAAFRGRARYDRSWPDARPWLYGIATKVVSQHRRAERRRTAALARVSVERPGTFDERSADRVTAEQLQPRLARALTGLSAAERDLLLLVAWADLTYEEAALALGVPVGTVRSRLHRLRVKVRRALGGTDPFAEEPQHG, encoded by the coding sequence GTGCCTGACACACACGACGACGCGGCGCTGATCGCCCATTCGATCGGCGATCCGGAGAGCTTCGCGGCGCTGTTCGACCGGCACGCCGACGAGATCCACAGGTACGCGGCCCGCCGCCTCGGGGGCGAGCTGGCCGACGACGTGACCGGCGAGGTGTTCCTGGCCGCCTTCCGCGGCCGGGCCCGCTACGACCGCTCCTGGCCCGACGCCCGCCCCTGGCTGTACGGGATCGCGACCAAGGTCGTCTCCCAGCACCGCAGGGCCGAGCGGCGGCGCACCGCAGCCCTGGCCAGGGTGAGCGTGGAGCGCCCCGGCACGTTCGACGAGCGCAGCGCCGACCGGGTCACCGCCGAGCAGCTCCAGCCCCGCCTGGCCAGGGCGCTGACCGGGCTCAGCGCGGCGGAGCGGGACCTGCTCCTGCTGGTGGCCTGGGCGGACCTCACCTACGAGGAGGCGGCGCTCGCGCTCGGCGTGCCCGTCGGCACCGTCCGCTCCCGGCTGCACAGGCTGCGCGTCAAGGTGCGCAGGGCGCTCGGCGGCACCGATCCCTTCGCAGAGGAGCCTCAGCATGGATGA
- a CDS encoding GH1 family beta-glucosidase, with amino-acid sequence MSTTSFPEGFVWGVSTSAFQIEGATSADGRRPSIWDVFSADRAEACDHYHRYPEDVRLMKELGMAAYRFSVSWARVFPEGHGKPNAAGLDFYDRLLDELVGAGITPYATLYHWDLPQALEERGGWPSRDTAARFAEYAAAVHERLGDRVGTWFTLNEPWVAAFLGYGAGIHAPGRKSAADAFRSAHHMLLGHGLAVQALRAGGAEQAGIVLNISPVMTPAQVSDFGRELSEEDAAAVARIDALVNRQFLEPVLRGAYPAELLPVIERNGGLDHVRDGDLETISQPVDLLGVNYYSPLVVQAQPSEPADPAYPGSEGILFCTIPTAVTAMGWPIVPNCLSLLLGRISREYPGLDLMVTENGADFVDVVTGDGIHDVERISFIEEHLRALRAAIDDGARVRGYLVWTLLDNLEWSDGYQRKFGLVHVDFATQRRRMKDSALWYRDVISRNGLAGTPPKRPTLETVAARAGVSRATVSRVVNGESSVSPEVRAAVMRAVKELGYVPNLAARSLVTRRTNAVALVLSVPRQGADPLTSAVVQYVTSLLEGAGKQITLMLADTAESHRRIAAHVEARLADGVVLLPPDRGDTLAERLSRTEVPLVLLGKPPIASLVPYVDVDNAGGAATATEHLLAQGRRRIGMVCGPLDLVTMQDRLAGHRAALQRAGLTPHLAPADDLTRASGAAAALRLLTDVPALDAVFAATDQLAIGVLQAARELGRRVPEDLAVVGFDDVDAASATTPALTTVRVPVTDQALALARLLLSRLEGRHTTSVVLPTRLVVRESA; translated from the coding sequence ATGAGCACCACGAGCTTCCCCGAGGGCTTCGTGTGGGGAGTTTCGACGTCGGCTTTCCAGATCGAGGGCGCCACTTCCGCCGACGGCCGCCGGCCGTCCATCTGGGACGTCTTTTCCGCGGACCGGGCGGAGGCCTGCGACCATTACCACCGCTATCCCGAAGACGTGCGGCTGATGAAAGAGCTGGGAATGGCCGCCTACCGGTTCTCGGTGAGCTGGGCGCGGGTTTTCCCAGAAGGGCACGGCAAACCCAACGCGGCCGGGCTCGACTTCTATGACCGGCTGCTCGACGAGCTGGTCGGCGCGGGCATCACCCCGTACGCCACCCTCTACCACTGGGACCTGCCGCAGGCGCTGGAGGAGCGCGGCGGCTGGCCGTCCCGCGACACCGCCGCGCGGTTCGCCGAGTACGCCGCCGCCGTCCACGAGCGGCTCGGCGACCGGGTGGGCACCTGGTTCACGCTGAACGAGCCGTGGGTGGCGGCGTTCCTCGGCTACGGGGCCGGCATCCACGCGCCAGGCCGCAAGTCGGCCGCCGACGCCTTCCGCAGCGCCCACCACATGCTGCTCGGCCACGGCCTGGCCGTCCAGGCGCTGCGCGCCGGCGGGGCCGAGCAGGCCGGCATCGTGCTCAACATCTCGCCCGTCATGACGCCCGCCCAGGTCAGCGACTTCGGCAGGGAGCTGTCGGAGGAGGACGCCGCGGCGGTGGCCAGGATCGACGCGCTGGTCAACCGGCAGTTCCTGGAGCCGGTGCTGCGCGGCGCGTACCCGGCGGAGCTGCTCCCCGTCATCGAGCGCAACGGCGGCCTCGACCACGTGCGGGACGGCGACCTGGAGACCATCTCCCAGCCCGTCGACCTGCTCGGCGTCAACTACTACAGCCCGCTGGTCGTCCAGGCGCAGCCCAGCGAGCCGGCCGACCCGGCGTATCCGGGCAGCGAGGGAATCCTCTTCTGCACCATTCCGACGGCGGTCACCGCGATGGGCTGGCCGATCGTGCCCAATTGCCTCTCCCTGCTGCTGGGCCGCATCTCCCGGGAATATCCCGGCCTCGATCTGATGGTCACCGAGAACGGCGCCGACTTCGTGGACGTGGTGACCGGCGACGGCATTCACGACGTCGAGCGCATCAGTTTCATCGAGGAGCACCTGCGCGCCCTGCGGGCGGCGATCGACGACGGCGCCCGGGTGCGCGGCTATCTCGTCTGGACGTTGCTCGACAATCTCGAATGGTCCGACGGCTACCAGCGCAAGTTCGGCCTCGTGCACGTGGACTTCGCCACCCAGCGGCGCCGGATGAAGGACAGCGCGCTGTGGTACCGCGACGTCATCAGCCGCAACGGCCTGGCCGGGACGCCGCCCAAGAGGCCCACGCTGGAGACGGTGGCCGCCCGCGCGGGCGTGTCCAGGGCCACGGTCTCCCGGGTCGTCAACGGCGAGTCGTCGGTGAGCCCCGAGGTGCGGGCCGCGGTGATGCGGGCCGTCAAGGAGCTCGGCTACGTGCCGAACCTGGCCGCCCGCAGCCTCGTCACCCGCCGCACCAACGCGGTCGCCCTGGTGCTGTCCGTCCCCCGGCAGGGCGCCGACCCGCTCACCTCGGCCGTGGTCCAGTACGTGACGAGCCTGCTGGAGGGCGCGGGCAAGCAGATCACGCTCATGCTCGCCGACACGGCCGAGAGCCACCGGCGCATCGCCGCGCACGTCGAGGCCCGGCTCGCGGACGGCGTCGTGCTGCTGCCGCCCGACCGGGGCGACACGCTGGCCGAGCGGCTCTCCCGCACCGAGGTGCCGCTCGTGCTACTGGGCAAGCCGCCGATCGCGTCGCTCGTCCCGTACGTGGACGTGGACAACGCGGGCGGGGCCGCCACCGCCACCGAGCACCTGCTCGCCCAGGGGCGCCGCCGCATCGGCATGGTGTGCGGGCCCCTGGACCTGGTCACCATGCAGGACCGGCTGGCCGGGCACCGGGCGGCGCTCCAGCGCGCGGGCCTGACGCCGCACCTGGCGCCGGCCGACGACCTCACCCGCGCCTCGGGCGCAGCCGCCGCCCTCCGGCTCCTCACCGACGTGCCGGCGCTCGACGCCGTCTTCGCCGCCACCGACCAGCTCGCCATCGGCGTCCTCCAGGCGGCCCGCGAGCTGGGGCGGCGGGTGCCCGAGGACCTGGCCGTGGTGGGCTTCGACGACGTGGACGCCGCCTCGGCCACCACCCCGGCACTCACCACCGTGCGCGTGCCGGTCACGGACCAGGCGCTGGCGCTCGCGCGGCTGCTGCTGTCCAGGCTGGAGGGCCGCCACACCACCTCCGTGGTGCTGCCCACCCGGCTTGTCGTGCGCGAGTCGGCCTAG